One Comamonas endophytica DNA window includes the following coding sequences:
- a CDS encoding protealysin inhibitor emfourin, giving the protein MKSHQMSSSPVVGWGRIDIERFGGLAGYGMPGSRIRSRGYILAKDLSVSDQALLREVFLAPVEAPTWVRDAFRYHLTRQSDCGPQTVVVPESMVPEAIRDALHDELLPREPAPPPKTPPKTPPKTPPKDEPPKDEPPKDEPAKEVPVRDGPARETPRTGRPRHDETPDAKPP; this is encoded by the coding sequence ATGAAATCCCACCAGATGTCCTCGAGCCCGGTGGTCGGCTGGGGCCGCATCGATATCGAGCGCTTCGGCGGCCTGGCGGGCTACGGCATGCCCGGCTCGCGCATCCGCAGCCGCGGCTACATCCTCGCCAAGGACCTCAGCGTTTCCGATCAAGCGCTGCTGCGCGAAGTCTTCCTGGCGCCTGTGGAGGCCCCGACCTGGGTGCGCGATGCCTTCCGCTACCACCTCACGCGGCAAAGCGATTGCGGCCCGCAGACCGTGGTCGTGCCCGAATCGATGGTGCCCGAAGCCATCCGCGACGCCCTGCACGACGAGCTGCTGCCGCGCGAGCCGGCGCCGCCGCCCAAGACACCGCCCAAGACACCGCCCAAGACACCGCCCAAGGACGAGCCGCCCAAGGACGAGCCGCCCAAGGATGAGCCGGCGAAGGAGGTGCCTGTGAGGGACGGCCCCGCGAGGGAAACGCCACGCACGGGCCGGCCGCGTCATGATGAAACGCCGGATGCGAAACCCCCGTAA
- a CDS encoding M4 family metallopeptidase, giving the protein MYRCHCQFIPADVLERLACDPTLSQELCKNAAYSARLTQHLLDIRLQTEKLAGFVLENHNLLKLGDNPEVSVFDCKRTQSLPGLQIRTPAESSDTTVKRTYVETDHMATFLREVFKRNSIDDAGMTLMSSVHYGKKYNNAMWNGLQMIYGDGDGELFLDFTLGTDVIGHELAHGITQYTLQLDYDDEAGGLNESMSDVFGSMFRQWRLKQDAASADWLVGKEVMGPVTRERGYTCLRDMSAPAGEHCLAPQPDHFRDLKPGQDPHYTSGPPNLAFCTACKQLGGYSWETIGKVWYQVMTTAGLVPRMKMADFAARSRQAAGELFGNDSPAQKAVDKGWKKVGL; this is encoded by the coding sequence ATGTACCGATGCCACTGCCAGTTCATTCCAGCCGACGTGCTGGAGCGCCTGGCTTGCGATCCGACGCTGTCGCAGGAGCTATGCAAGAACGCCGCCTACTCCGCACGGCTGACCCAGCATCTCCTCGACATCCGCCTGCAGACCGAGAAGCTCGCCGGTTTCGTGCTGGAAAATCACAATCTTCTCAAGCTCGGCGACAACCCCGAGGTGTCGGTATTCGACTGCAAGCGCACCCAGAGCCTGCCGGGCCTGCAGATCAGGACTCCGGCGGAGTCGAGCGACACCACGGTCAAACGCACCTATGTGGAAACCGACCACATGGCCACCTTCCTGCGCGAGGTGTTCAAGCGCAACTCCATCGATGATGCAGGAATGACCCTGATGTCCTCGGTGCACTATGGAAAGAAATACAACAACGCCATGTGGAACGGGTTGCAGATGATCTACGGCGATGGCGACGGCGAGCTGTTCCTGGATTTCACCCTGGGCACCGACGTGATCGGCCACGAGCTGGCCCACGGCATCACCCAGTACACGCTGCAGCTGGACTACGACGACGAAGCCGGCGGCCTCAACGAGAGCATGTCCGATGTCTTCGGCTCGATGTTCCGCCAGTGGCGGCTCAAGCAGGACGCGGCCAGCGCCGACTGGCTCGTCGGCAAGGAAGTGATGGGCCCGGTCACGCGCGAACGCGGCTACACCTGCCTGCGCGACATGTCCGCCCCCGCGGGCGAGCATTGCCTGGCGCCGCAGCCCGACCATTTCAGGGACCTCAAGCCCGGGCAGGACCCGCATTACACCAGCGGCCCGCCGAACCTCGCGTTCTGCACCGCCTGCAAGCAGCTCGGCGGCTACAGCTGGGAGACCATCGGCAAGGTCTGGTACCAGGTCATGACCACCGCCGGCCTGGTGCCGCGCATGAAGATGGCGGACTTCGCGGCAAGGAGCCGCCAGGCGGCGGGCGAGCTGTTCGGCAATGACTCGCCGGCGCAGAAGGCCGTGGACAAGGGTTGGAAGAAAGTGGGGTTGTGA
- a CDS encoding GlsB/YeaQ/YmgE family stress response membrane protein, whose protein sequence is MFSLLGTLIVGLIVGLIARAIKPGDDSLGWIMTILLGIAGAFLASYIGVALGWYQQGDAAGWIASVLGAIVLLVIYQFVRGKTSGR, encoded by the coding sequence ATGTTCTCTCTTCTCGGAACCCTGATCGTGGGCCTGATCGTGGGCTTGATCGCACGCGCGATCAAACCCGGCGATGACAGCCTTGGCTGGATCATGACCATCTTGCTGGGCATTGCCGGGGCGTTTCTTGCCAGCTATATCGGCGTGGCGCTGGGCTGGTACCAGCAAGGGGACGCTGCGGGCTGGATCGCATCGGTGCTGGGCGCCATCGTGCTGCTGGTGATCTACCAATTCGTGCGCGGAAAGACCTCTGGCCGATGA
- a CDS encoding C40 family peptidase, with translation MSRWLCVLLFTCVSAHAAPDASSTDDDIQRLLVSRGLISQINTQLHEAGHSVAARTSELVGTAMGFLGVPYRRGGNSAATGFDCSGFVRAIYSQTVGLVLPRRADEQAKATQKIDKNELKPGDLVFFNTMRRTFSHVGIYVGEGNFIHSPRSGASVRVESMQTPYWSRRFDGARRVETAELTADTLAAVSR, from the coding sequence ATGTCCAGATGGTTGTGTGTACTCCTCTTCACATGTGTCAGCGCCCACGCGGCGCCTGATGCCAGCTCCACCGACGACGACATCCAGCGCCTGCTGGTCAGCCGGGGACTGATTTCACAGATCAATACGCAGTTGCATGAAGCCGGCCACAGTGTCGCGGCGCGCACCTCCGAGCTGGTCGGCACCGCCATGGGCTTCCTCGGCGTGCCCTACCGCCGCGGCGGCAACAGCGCCGCCACCGGCTTCGACTGCAGCGGTTTCGTGCGCGCGATCTACTCGCAGACCGTGGGCCTGGTGCTGCCGCGCCGCGCCGACGAGCAGGCCAAGGCCACGCAGAAGATCGACAAGAACGAATTGAAGCCCGGCGATCTGGTGTTCTTCAACACCATGCGCCGTACCTTCAGCCACGTCGGCATCTACGTGGGGGAAGGCAATTTCATCCATTCGCCCCGCTCCGGCGCCTCCGTGCGCGTGGAGAGCATGCAGACGCCCTACTGGTCGCGCCGCTTCGATGGCGCGCGCCGCGTCGAGACGGCGGAGCTCACGGCTGACACCCTGGCTGCGGTCAGCCGCTGA
- a CDS encoding isochorismatase family protein has product MLLDALESQLVLVDYQERLMPAMFEGEAVLANARLLARAAELLEVPVFGTEQNPSKLGANDAQLRALCGRTLAKMQFSAVEEGLGEWLRPPARPQGGNARSLPKHLQKPQNQEPERPAIVLAGCEAHVCLLQTALDLVEEEFDVWVVTDACSSRTERNRDAAFDRLAGAGVELVTTEMVVFEWLRGCEHPAFKDLLALVK; this is encoded by the coding sequence ATGTTGCTTGACGCGCTTGAATCCCAGCTGGTGCTGGTGGACTACCAGGAACGGCTGATGCCGGCCATGTTCGAGGGCGAGGCAGTGCTGGCCAATGCGCGCCTGCTCGCGCGCGCGGCCGAGCTGCTCGAGGTGCCGGTCTTCGGCACCGAGCAGAACCCGTCGAAGCTGGGCGCCAACGACGCGCAACTGCGCGCGCTGTGCGGGAGGACACTGGCCAAGATGCAGTTCAGCGCCGTCGAGGAAGGCCTGGGCGAATGGCTGCGCCCGCCGGCACGCCCCCAGGGGGGCAACGCGCGCAGCCTGCCCAAGCACCTGCAGAAGCCGCAGAACCAGGAACCCGAGCGCCCGGCCATCGTGCTGGCCGGCTGCGAGGCCCATGTGTGCCTTTTGCAGACCGCGCTCGATCTGGTCGAGGAGGAATTCGACGTCTGGGTCGTCACCGACGCCTGCAGCTCGCGCACCGAGCGCAACCGCGACGCGGCCTTCGACCGCCTGGCCGGCGCCGGCGTGGAGCTGGTCACGACCGAGATGGTGGTGTTCGAGTGGCTGCGTGGCTGCGAGCATCCGGCATTCAAGGACCTGCTGGCACTGGTCAAGTGA
- a CDS encoding phosphomannomutase/phosphoglucomutase: protein MQLTPSIFKAYDIRGVVPTTLNEDVVRGVGLAFGKAARAEGQTTVAVGRDGRLSGPALSAALIEGLVAAGIEVIDIGVATTPMLYFAAATLCQSGIQVTGSHNPKDYNGLKMVLNGRAIHGEEIQALRRTMEEESWQPLPGGAVRHADVLADYSARIVGDVKLARPMKIVVDCGNGVAGASAPGIFRALGCEVIELFSEVDGNFPNHHPDPSKPENLRDLIAALQGSDAELGLAFDGDGDRLGIVTRDGSNIFPDRQMMLFARDVLSRVPGGHIVFDVKCSQRLAPAIREAGGEPVMFKTGHSLVKARMKELGSPLGGEMSGHIFFKERWFGFDDGTYAGCRLLEIVSRSQDPSALLNALPTSHSTPELNVACAEGEPHRLTAELQALAASRFAAPAQLNTIDGLRVDWPDGFGLIRASNTTPVLVLRFEGQTPEALQRIEADMLALLEQVKPGAQIGSAAH, encoded by the coding sequence GTGCAGCTGACACCTTCCATTTTCAAAGCCTATGACATCCGCGGCGTGGTGCCGACGACCCTGAACGAAGACGTGGTGCGCGGCGTCGGCCTGGCGTTCGGCAAGGCGGCGCGCGCCGAGGGGCAGACCACCGTGGCCGTGGGGCGCGATGGCCGCCTGTCGGGGCCGGCGCTGTCGGCGGCGCTGATCGAGGGCCTGGTGGCCGCAGGCATCGAGGTCATCGACATCGGCGTGGCGACCACGCCGATGCTGTACTTCGCGGCCGCGACGCTGTGCCAGAGCGGCATCCAGGTCACGGGCAGCCACAATCCCAAGGACTACAACGGCCTGAAGATGGTGTTGAACGGCCGCGCCATCCATGGCGAGGAAATCCAGGCGCTGCGCCGCACCATGGAAGAGGAAAGCTGGCAGCCGCTGCCCGGCGGCGCGGTGCGCCATGCCGACGTGCTGGCCGACTACAGTGCGCGCATCGTGGGCGACGTGAAGCTGGCGCGGCCGATGAAGATCGTGGTGGACTGCGGCAACGGCGTGGCCGGCGCCTCGGCGCCGGGCATCTTCCGCGCTTTGGGCTGCGAGGTCATCGAGCTGTTTTCCGAAGTCGACGGCAATTTCCCCAACCACCATCCCGACCCGAGCAAGCCGGAGAACCTGCGCGACCTGATCGCGGCGCTGCAAGGCAGCGATGCCGAGCTGGGCCTGGCCTTCGATGGCGACGGCGACCGGCTGGGCATCGTGACCAGGGATGGCAGCAATATCTTTCCCGACCGCCAGATGATGCTGTTCGCGCGCGACGTGCTCTCGCGCGTGCCCGGCGGGCACATCGTGTTCGACGTCAAGTGCAGCCAGCGCCTGGCGCCCGCGATCCGCGAAGCCGGGGGCGAGCCGGTCATGTTCAAGACCGGCCACTCGCTGGTGAAGGCGCGCATGAAGGAGCTCGGCTCCCCGCTGGGCGGCGAGATGAGCGGCCATATCTTCTTCAAGGAGCGCTGGTTCGGCTTCGACGACGGCACCTATGCGGGCTGCCGTCTGCTGGAGATCGTCAGTCGCAGCCAGGATCCGAGCGCGCTGCTCAATGCCTTGCCCACCAGCCATTCGACCCCAGAGTTGAATGTCGCTTGCGCCGAGGGCGAACCGCACCGCCTCACGGCCGAGCTGCAGGCGCTGGCCGCAAGCCGCTTCGCGGCCCCGGCCCAGCTCAATACCATCGACGGGCTGCGCGTCGACTGGCCCGATGGCTTCGGCCTGATCCGTGCCAGCAACACCACGCCGGTGCTGGTGCTGCGCTTCGAGGGACAGACACCCGAGGCGCTCCAGCGCATCGAGGCGGACATGCTGGCGCTGCTGGAGCAGGTCAAGCCCGGGGCGCAGATCGGCAGCGCGGCACATTGA
- a CDS encoding 3-deoxy-D-manno-octulosonic acid transferase codes for MSWALALYSALTWAGQPLLRHKLRQRAQAEPGYGLKVEERFGHYEPESLGRDGAGRWIWIHAVSLGETRAAAILIDALRAQWPDMRLLLTHGTATGRAEGARLLRHGDLQVWLPWDTRAAVERFVQQFRPAVGLLMETEVWPNLIAACRAHGIPLALANARLNAHSLDKALKFPALSMPAYQSLAAVWAQTQGDARRLRALAAPVRAVLGNLKFDVLPDAGQLAQGAQWRQRSARPVVMLASSREGEEELFIAALRRLGEKALKVQWLVVPRHPQRFESVALALQAAGLRVSRRSEWLGAPPRAQAQAGEECLWLGDSLGEMPMYYAMADAALLGGSFAPLGGQNLIEAAACGCPMLVGPSTFNFAEAAELACAAGAAHRVADLDAGLQAALALVHDVPARTAAVAHCLEFAQAHRGAARATAQAVDELLRSSRR; via the coding sequence ATGAGTTGGGCGCTGGCGCTGTACTCGGCGCTGACCTGGGCGGGCCAGCCGCTGCTGCGGCACAAGCTGCGCCAGCGCGCGCAGGCCGAGCCAGGCTATGGTCTCAAGGTCGAGGAGCGCTTCGGCCATTACGAGCCCGAGAGCCTGGGGCGCGATGGCGCCGGGCGCTGGATCTGGATCCATGCGGTTTCGCTGGGCGAGACCCGCGCCGCGGCCATCCTGATCGACGCGCTGCGCGCGCAATGGCCCGATATGCGTCTGCTGCTGACCCATGGCACGGCCACGGGCCGCGCCGAGGGCGCCAGGCTGCTGCGCCACGGCGATCTGCAGGTCTGGCTGCCCTGGGATACGCGTGCCGCCGTCGAACGCTTCGTGCAGCAGTTCCGCCCGGCCGTGGGGCTGCTGATGGAAACCGAGGTCTGGCCCAATCTGATCGCCGCCTGCCGCGCCCACGGCATTCCGCTGGCGCTGGCCAACGCGCGCCTCAACGCGCACTCGCTGGACAAGGCGCTGAAGTTCCCGGCGCTGTCGATGCCGGCCTACCAGTCTCTGGCCGCCGTCTGGGCGCAGACCCAGGGCGATGCCCGCCGCCTGCGCGCGCTGGCGGCGCCGGTGCGCGCGGTGCTGGGCAATCTCAAATTCGATGTGCTGCCCGATGCGGGCCAGCTGGCGCAGGGTGCGCAGTGGCGCCAGCGCTCGGCGCGGCCGGTCGTGATGCTGGCCAGCAGCCGCGAGGGGGAGGAAGAGCTGTTCATCGCCGCGCTGCGCCGGCTGGGCGAGAAGGCGCTGAAGGTGCAGTGGCTGGTGGTGCCGCGCCATCCGCAGCGTTTCGAGAGCGTGGCGCTGGCGCTGCAGGCGGCGGGGCTGCGCGTGTCGCGGCGCAGCGAGTGGCTGGGCGCGCCGCCGCGCGCGCAGGCCCAGGCCGGCGAGGAGTGCCTGTGGCTGGGCGACTCGCTGGGCGAGATGCCGATGTACTACGCGATGGCCGATGCCGCGCTGCTGGGCGGCAGCTTCGCGCCGCTGGGCGGGCAGAACCTGATCGAGGCGGCGGCCTGCGGCTGCCCGATGCTGGTCGGGCCGTCCACTTTCAATTTCGCCGAAGCCGCGGAGCTGGCCTGCGCGGCGGGCGCGGCGCACCGCGTGGCCGATCTCGATGCCGGGCTGCAGGCGGCGCTGGCGCTGGTGCACGATGTGCCCGCGCGCACCGCGGCCGTGGCCCATTGTCTCGAGTTCGCCCAGGCGCACCGCGGCGCGGCGCGGGCCACTGCGCAGGCCGTCGACGAACTGCTGCGCAGTTCGCGGCGCTGA